In Oncorhynchus clarkii lewisi isolate Uvic-CL-2024 chromosome 16, UVic_Ocla_1.0, whole genome shotgun sequence, one genomic interval encodes:
- the LOC139367796 gene encoding neuropeptides B/W receptor type 2-like produces the protein MENISISNSRRVFPVVCNESTDYYYLSATNRTDLNCTPQSEFYFYADLYIVLPVIYSVICAVGLTGNTAVIYVILKAPKMKTVTNMFILNLAIADDLFTLVLPINIAEHLLHYWPLGEVLCKVILSIDHYNIFSSIYFLTVMSVDRYLVVLATVRSKRMPYRTYRAAKIVSLCVWILVILIVMPFTVFAGVYISPDDLDRKSCVLSFPSPESLWFKASRIYTLILGFAIPVSTICILYTMMLYKLRNMRLNSNAKALDKAKKKVTIMVFIVLAVCLFCWTGFHLSTIVALTTDLRTTPLLIGLSYFITSLSYANSCLNPFLYAFLDDSFRKAFKKMLECRPAGM, from the coding sequence ATGGAGAATATATCTATCTCGAACAGCCGCAGGGTATTTCCAGTGGTGTGTAACGAATCCACGGACTACTATTATCTGAGCGCGACCAACCGGACAGATCTGAACTGCACGCCCCAATCAGAGTTCTACTTTTACGCGGACCTCTATATAGTCCTGCCTGTGATCTATTCGGTAATATGCGCCGTGGGTTTAACGGGGAACACGGCCGTTATCTACGTTATCCTCAAAGCGCCTAAAATGAAGACGGTGACCAATATGTTTATCCTAAACTTGGCGATAGCGGACGACCTGTTTACCCTGGTCCTACCCATCAACATCGCCGAGCACCTGCTCCACTACTGGCCCTTAGGAGAGGTGCTGTGTAAGGTCATCCTGAGCATAGACCACTATAACATCTTCTCCAGCATCTACTTCCTGACGGTCATGAGTGTGGACCGTTATCTGGTCGTTCTGGCGACGGTGCGTTCCAAGCGTATGCCGTACCGCACGTACCGCGCGGCCAAGATAGTGAGCCTGTGCGTCTGGATCCTCGTGATTCTTATCGTGATGCCTTTCACTGTATTCGCCGGGGTCTACATCAGTCCCGATGACTTGGACCGGAAAAGCTGCGTCCTCAGCTTCCCGAGCCCGGAGAGTTTGTGGTTCAAGGCGAGCCGGATATACACCCTGATCCTCGGCTTTGCCATCCCGGTGTCGACCATCTGTATTCTCTACACCATGATGCTGTACAAACTACGGAACATGCGCCTCAACTCCAACGCAAAGGCGCTGGACAAGGCTAAAAAGAAAGTAACTATTATGGTGTTTATAGTCTTAGCGGTGTGTCTGTTCTGTTGGACGGGGTTTCACCTCAGCACCATAGTGGCTCTCACCACCGACCTGAGGACCACTCCGCTGCTCATCGGGTTGTCCTACTTCATCACCAGCCTTAGCTACGCAAACTCTTGTCTTAACCCTTTTCTTTATGCCTTCCTGGATGACAGCTTCAGGAAGGCTTTCAAGAAGATGCTAGAATGTAGACCGGCAGGAATGTAG